From Nicotiana tabacum cultivar K326 chromosome 20, ASM71507v2, whole genome shotgun sequence, one genomic window encodes:
- the LOC107819381 gene encoding pyrophosphate--fructose 6-phosphate 1-phosphotransferase subunit alpha-like (The RefSeq protein has 5 substitutions compared to this genomic sequence): MDADYGIARELSDLQKHRSQYQPELPPCLQGTTVRVELGDTTTASDPSGEHTISRSFPHTYGQPLAHFLRATAKVTDAQIITEHPAKRVGVVFCGRQSPGGHNVIWGIHDALKIHNPNSTLLGFLGGSEGLFAQKTLEITNDVLSTYKNQGGYDMLGRTKDQIRSTEQVSAAMAACKTLKLDALIIVGGVTSNTDAAQLAETFTEAKCQTKVVGVPVTLNGDLKNQFVEINVGFDTICKVNSQLISNVCTDALSAEKYYYFIRLMGRKASHVALECTLQSHPNMVILGEEVAASKLTLFDITNKICDAVQARAEQDKNHGVVLLPEGLIESIPEVYALLQEIHGLLRQGVSADKISSQLSPWASALFEFLPPFIKKQLLLYPESDDSAQLSQIETEKLIAHLVETEMNKRLKEGTYKGEKFNAICHFFGYQARGSLPSKFDCDYAYVLGHICYHILAAGLNGYMATVTNLKNPVNKWRCAAAPITAMMTVKRYGRGPGNAAIGKPAVHPATVDLKGKAYELLSQNATKFLLDDVYRNPGPLQFDGSGADAKAVTLCVEDQDYMGRIKKLQEYLGKVRTIVKPGCSQDVLKAALSAMASVTDILSLMSSPSTVNTPF; the protein is encoded by the exons ATGGATGCAGATTACGGAATAGCTAGAGAACTTTCTGATCTGCAAAAACATCGATCTCAGTACCAACCAGAACTTCCTCCTTGTCTTCAG GGCACTACTGTGCGGGTAGAGCTAGGTGATGCAACCACTGCATCAGATCCCTCTGGTGAACACACAATAAGTCGGTCTTTTCCTCACACTTATGGTCAGCCCTTAGCCCATTTTCTTAGGGCAACTGCTAAGGTCACTGATGCTCAGATAATTACTGAGCATCCGGCAAAGAG GGTTGGAGTTGTTTTCTGTGGGAGACAATCACCTGGAGGGCATAATGTAATATGGGGTATTCATGACGCTCTTAAAATTCACAATCCTAACAGCACTTTGCTTGGTTTtttgg GTGGTTCTGAAGGTTTATTTGCTCAGAAAACCCTAGAGATCACCAACGATGTTCTTTCCACCTATAAGAATCAAG GTGGTTATGACATGCTGGGCCGGACAAAAGATCAAATTAGATCGACCGAGCAAGTTAATGCCGCGATGGCTGCATGCAAAACTTTGAAATTGGACGCCCTTATCATTGTTGGAG GGGTAACATCAAACACTGATGCTGCTCAGCTGGCAGAAACATTTACCGAAGCAAAATGCCAAACAAAA gtggtaGGAGTTCCTGTTACGTTAAATGGAGATCTAAAGAATCAGTTTGTTGAAATAAATGTCGGTTTTGACACAATATGCAAG GTTAACTCCCAACTCATTAGCAATGTCTGCACTGATGCGCTCTCGGCAGAAAAG TACTACTATTTCATCCGACTCATGGGGCGAAAGGCATCACATGTTGCCTTAGAATGCACTCTGCAGTCACATCCTAATATG GTGATTCTTGGTGAGGAGGTAGCTGCATCGAAGCTTACACTTTTTGACATCACAAACAAAATTTGTGATGCAGTTCAAGCTAGGGCTGAACAAG ATAAAAACCATGGTGTGGTCCTGTTGCCAGAGGGACTTATTGAAAGTATTCCTGAAGTATATGCTCTACTGCAG GAAATTCATGGTTTACTGAGGCAAGGCGTTTCTGCTGATAAGATTTCCTCTCAACTATCACCTTGGGCATCTGCGCTGTTTGAATTCTTGCCTCCCTTTATAAAAAAGCAG CTCCTGTTGTACCCAGAATCAGATGATTCTGCTCAGCTATCACAG ATTGAGACCGAGAAACTTATAGCTCATCTTGTGGAAACTGAAATGAATAAGCGATTG AAAGAAGGAACTTACAAGGGAAAGAAATTTAACGCAATTTGCCATTTCTTTGGTTATCAAGCTCGGGGATCGTTGCCATCAAAGTTTGATTGTGACTATGCATAT GTACTTGGTCACATCTGCTATCATATTTTGGCTGCTGGCCTCAATGGTTACATGGCCACTGTGACTAACTTGAAGAATCCTGTCAACAAGTGGCGCTGTGCGGCTGCTCCAATAACT GCTATGATGACTGTGAAACGGTATGGTCGTGGTCCTGGCAACGCAGCAATTGGAAAGCCTGCTGTGCATCCAGCCACTGTGGATTTGAAGGGCAAAGCATATGA ATTATTGAGTCAAAATGCAACAAAGTTCTTGCTCGATGATGTATACAGAAACCCAGGTCCCCTCCAGTTTGATGGCCCTGGTGCTGACGCAAAGGCTGTTACTCTTTGTGTTGAAGACCAGGACTACATGGGTCGTATTAAGAAATTGCAAGAGTATCTGGACAAG GTTCGTACAATTGTGAAGCCTGGCTGCTCGCAAGATGTCCTGAAAGCAGCATTGAGTGCCATGGCTTCTGTCACGGACATTCTTTCCCTGATGTCCTCACCTTCAACTGTGAACACGCCATTCTAG